A genomic window from Streptomyces sp. NBC_01429 includes:
- a CDS encoding DUF6415 family natural product biosynthesis protein produces MGLVHAAVGSRSPSYVSAALSQLSGPVICEPGRCYYVLVPVGTADAWIDRQGSGLGSGTWCAVPRPDCTVPVEDRRRPYWAVPVDRPGQLCDPEVVAALLQVGHERLAALERRETVHRDLLDHMRACTTCAMERNVRVIADDCDAALASHQSTTSHSSLTDQADLMRRHLAALIPMAEARRGEYEGRDRVLVPGALRDAEQLLVVAPQEDRVRTWVQLRALARVARILADAHRPRHDQPTRTVCETGAALRLTARRAR; encoded by the coding sequence GTGGGACTCGTGCACGCTGCGGTGGGCAGTCGGTCGCCGTCGTACGTCAGCGCCGCGCTCTCCCAGCTGAGCGGGCCGGTGATCTGTGAACCAGGCCGTTGTTACTACGTGTTGGTGCCGGTCGGCACGGCCGATGCGTGGATCGACCGGCAGGGTTCCGGGCTCGGCTCGGGCACGTGGTGCGCGGTGCCGCGCCCCGACTGTACGGTCCCCGTCGAAGACCGTCGGCGGCCGTACTGGGCCGTGCCCGTGGACAGACCCGGGCAGCTCTGCGACCCCGAGGTGGTGGCCGCGCTCCTCCAGGTCGGGCACGAGCGCCTGGCGGCGCTGGAGCGGCGGGAGACCGTCCACCGAGACCTGCTCGACCACATGCGGGCGTGCACCACGTGCGCCATGGAGCGGAACGTCCGGGTCATCGCGGACGACTGCGACGCCGCGCTCGCCTCACATCAGTCGACGACCAGTCACTCGTCCCTGACCGACCAGGCCGACCTGATGCGGCGCCACTTGGCGGCGCTGATCCCGATGGCGGAGGCGCGGCGCGGGGAGTACGAGGGGCGCGACCGGGTGCTGGTGCCCGGGGCCCTGCGAGATGCTGAGCAGCTCCTCGTCGTCGCCCCGCAGGAGGACCGCGTCAGGACCTGGGTCCAGCTGCGGGCCCTCGCCCGGGTGGCCCGCATCCTGGCCGACGCGCACAGGCCCCGCCACGACCAGCCGACTCGTACGGTCTGCGAGACCGGGGCGGCACTGCGGCTCACCGCACGGCGGGCGCGATGA
- a CDS encoding NIPSNAP family protein, whose product MSSYMLAQLQLKYGFANLVRYEAAMVTIRELFESQGISLVAGTVTQVGPLYEAFNLWEIEDQGHLERALGALTLSDPRALAAMGELDATVEHEQTRFLGSLAFAGSPNTDPFPA is encoded by the coding sequence ATGAGCAGCTACATGCTGGCGCAGCTCCAGCTCAAGTACGGTTTCGCGAATCTGGTGCGCTACGAAGCCGCCATGGTGACCATCCGTGAACTCTTCGAGTCGCAGGGCATCTCGCTGGTTGCGGGCACGGTGACGCAAGTCGGACCGCTGTACGAAGCGTTCAACCTGTGGGAGATCGAGGACCAGGGCCACCTGGAGCGCGCACTCGGCGCCTTGACGCTCAGTGATCCTCGCGCCCTGGCGGCCATGGGCGAGCTGGACGCCACCGTGGAACACGAACAGACGCGATTTCTCGGCTCACTCGCGTTCGCGGGGAGCCCGAACACTGACCCTTTTCCAGCCTGA
- a CDS encoding MerR family transcriptional regulator, with product MNSRPHSTDWPHYPAPPADSPSPPTLDSKDLGEPDPASGPHHAHRPTRAQTTSLSSSAAPTETARLEFTMRSNASTAPSSGDAAASPRALSPCEGRPPHSLEWTAEWNHGSAPVSLSISELAHRCQVSTRSLRYYEEQGLLLPSRNAVGHRRYQAKDADCVGFIQRLYGAGMPSDLIRTVVQEWKLPDSAPRIEALLRTRHAELSREAEELHAKLTGLEAVLNAVTDNS from the coding sequence ATGAACTCGCGGCCGCATTCCACCGACTGGCCGCACTACCCCGCCCCGCCAGCTGACTCGCCGTCCCCGCCCACCCTCGACTCAAAGGACCTTGGAGAACCCGACCCCGCATCGGGCCCTCACCATGCCCACCGGCCGACACGGGCTCAAACAACCTCGCTCAGCAGCTCAGCAGCCCCAACTGAAACGGCGAGGCTAGAGTTCACTATGCGTTCCAATGCCTCGACTGCCCCATCCAGCGGGGACGCTGCGGCGTCTCCAAGGGCCCTCTCGCCGTGCGAGGGCAGGCCGCCGCACAGTCTCGAATGGACCGCCGAGTGGAACCACGGTTCGGCCCCCGTGTCGCTGTCGATCAGTGAACTCGCTCACCGGTGCCAAGTGAGCACGCGGTCACTGCGGTACTACGAGGAGCAAGGTCTCCTGCTCCCGTCGCGCAACGCCGTGGGGCACCGCAGATACCAGGCAAAAGACGCCGACTGTGTTGGGTTTATCCAGCGTCTGTACGGCGCGGGCATGCCGAGCGACCTGATCCGTACGGTGGTCCAGGAGTGGAAACTTCCCGACTCCGCGCCCCGGATCGAGGCTTTACTGCGCACGCGGCACGCCGAACTCTCACGAGAAGCGGAAGAACTGCACGCCAAGCTGACCGGCCTGGAAGCCGTACTGAACGCGGTGACCGACAACAGCTGA
- a CDS encoding transposase family protein, translated as MLVCPSSIDLSSRTLRFLTGRLVARRGEIGTRWRRLTANRQALLALAHLRCGDTYAQLAAGFGIGVATVYRYIHEAVDVLAALAPTLAEAMRITRTKAFVILDGTLLPIDRIAADTPYYSGKHKRHVMNVQVLTDPFGRLLWASPALPGSTHAPTAARTHGIVDALADTDLKCWADKAYQGAGGSIRVPFRGRSLKRWQRRHNSTHAKIRCLGEQAMATLKGWRLLRKLRCSTTRITAIVQAVLVLHHASA; from the coding sequence GTGCTTGTCTGCCCGTCGTCGATCGACCTGTCCAGTCGCACCCTGCGGTTCCTGACGGGACGGCTCGTTGCCCGGCGAGGGGAGATCGGGACCCGATGGCGTCGCCTGACCGCCAACCGTCAGGCTCTCCTCGCGCTGGCCCATCTGCGATGCGGTGATACCTACGCCCAGCTCGCCGCCGGGTTCGGTATCGGCGTCGCAACCGTGTACCGCTACATACACGAGGCCGTCGATGTGCTGGCCGCTCTCGCGCCCACCCTGGCCGAGGCGATGCGCATCACGCGGACCAAGGCGTTCGTGATCCTGGACGGCACCCTGCTGCCGATCGACCGAATCGCCGCCGACACCCCCTACTACTCGGGAAAACACAAGCGCCACGTCATGAACGTCCAAGTCCTCACCGACCCGTTCGGCCGCCTGCTGTGGGCCTCGCCCGCGCTGCCCGGTTCCACCCACGCCCCGACCGCCGCCCGCACCCACGGCATCGTCGACGCACTAGCCGACACCGACCTCAAGTGCTGGGCCGACAAGGCGTATCAAGGTGCCGGTGGTTCCATCCGAGTACCCTTCCGCGGTCGCAGCCTCAAGCGGTGGCAGCGCCGGCACAACAGCACACACGCCAAGATCCGCTGCCTCGGCGAGCAGGCCATGGCCACGCTGAAGGGCTGGCGCCTCCTACGAAAGCTCCGCTGCAGCACCACCCGCATCACCGCGATCGTCCAGGCCGTCCTCGTCCTTCATCACGCCTCGGCGTGA
- a CDS encoding HNH endonuclease, whose translation MARFGGIPLQRQRAAELADREPVRVDYPQKELIARLLADTCEICGSKGNVQVRHVRALADLAHAGWQPSDWARVMLQRRRKTVVACDVCHDRIHTEQPARTLTQ comes from the coding sequence GTGGCACGGTTCGGTGGAATCCCCCTCCAAAGGCAGCGAGCGGCGGAACTCGCCGACCGCGAGCCGGTCCGGGTGGACTATCCGCAGAAGGAACTCATTGCGAGACTCCTGGCGGATACCTGCGAAATCTGTGGAAGCAAGGGCAACGTGCAGGTGCGTCACGTCCGGGCTCTCGCCGACCTCGCACATGCCGGATGGCAGCCTTCCGACTGGGCGCGCGTCATGCTCCAACGACGCCGCAAAACGGTCGTGGCCTGCGATGTCTGCCACGACCGCATCCATACGGAACAGCCGGCCAGAACACTCACGCAGTAG
- a CDS encoding DUF7224 domain-containing protein: protein MLNTYRIELRRSPLLTVFPLMIIVDLVVLFGRSQYWIGVWPEASVAAQIVTLFLGPVLAGVSAWQAGRSSRSGMPEFLLAAARPGWRIEAARLAATLTLGFLAYGVGCLTAAAVSLGDAGPGFLWPSYLLLGAATLIIFASVGHLAGRWWPSPGFTPVICALGCFISMLALPFRLNVLAGPPDTYLRPLPLAVRLFLALALAVLAVTAPPLTRTVERQMPRRKLPRHMGGVVVGSVVCSLIALAMLPAAGELRVERSASATAPLCDRAEESAPRVCVWPEHRKYLPDLARMAERFDRLAQPGIKSPREFYEFGLRRGELGDRGFDIAEGHVRTAAMAMANQVFTESFGRCTPPRQERRAWQAINSIHIWLEYRAMAQDPAVADKGLHLEGVATAQREATEAARMSSADQQKWVAQERSHFLRETSWCAPDEWH from the coding sequence ATGCTGAACACCTACCGCATCGAGCTACGGCGCTCACCTCTGCTCACTGTCTTCCCCTTGATGATCATCGTGGACCTGGTGGTGCTTTTCGGGCGCTCCCAGTACTGGATCGGCGTGTGGCCCGAGGCCAGTGTTGCGGCACAGATCGTCACGCTTTTCCTGGGGCCCGTGCTCGCCGGTGTTTCCGCCTGGCAGGCCGGGCGCTCCTCTCGTTCGGGGATGCCCGAGTTCCTCCTCGCGGCTGCCCGGCCGGGCTGGCGGATCGAGGCCGCGCGACTGGCCGCCACCCTTACCCTCGGATTCCTCGCGTACGGAGTCGGGTGCCTCACCGCGGCGGCCGTCTCGCTGGGTGACGCGGGGCCGGGCTTCTTGTGGCCGTCCTACCTGCTGTTAGGGGCCGCAACCCTGATTATCTTCGCGTCGGTGGGACACCTGGCCGGTCGCTGGTGGCCCTCGCCTGGATTCACTCCTGTGATCTGTGCGCTGGGCTGCTTCATCAGCATGCTGGCCCTGCCGTTCAGGCTCAATGTCCTGGCGGGGCCGCCGGACACCTACCTGCGCCCGCTGCCGCTCGCTGTCCGTCTGTTTCTGGCTCTCGCGCTCGCCGTGCTGGCGGTCACGGCGCCCCCACTGACGAGGACGGTGGAGCGTCAGATGCCCCGTCGGAAACTGCCTCGTCACATGGGCGGTGTCGTCGTCGGGTCGGTGGTCTGTTCCCTTATCGCACTGGCTATGCTTCCGGCCGCCGGTGAACTGCGCGTGGAGCGTTCGGCTTCGGCGACCGCACCGCTATGCGACCGTGCCGAGGAGAGTGCGCCACGGGTGTGTGTCTGGCCCGAGCACCGGAAGTACCTGCCGGACCTCGCGCGAATGGCTGAGCGCTTCGACCGGCTTGCTCAACCAGGGATCAAGTCTCCGCGCGAATTCTACGAGTTCGGGCTGCGGCGAGGCGAATTGGGAGACCGAGGGTTCGACATCGCCGAAGGACACGTACGTACCGCAGCGATGGCTATGGCCAACCAGGTGTTCACTGAGTCGTTTGGCCGATGCACACCGCCTCGCCAGGAGCGCCGTGCGTGGCAGGCCATCAACAGCATCCACATCTGGCTCGAATACCGTGCCATGGCCCAGGATCCTGCTGTCGCCGACAAGGGGCTCCATCTTGAAGGAGTCGCTACCGCCCAGCGTGAGGCAACCGAGGCCGCGCGGATGTCGTCGGCTGATCAGCAGAAGTGGGTTGCGCAGGAGCGTAGCCATTTCCTTCGTGAGACCTCCTGGTGTGCGCCTGATGAATGGCACTGA
- a CDS encoding ATP-binding cassette domain-containing protein: protein MTVTPVARLTALTQGYGGRRIIEDLNLSIRPGVTGLLGPNGAGKTTLFRTLATIAPPQSGELALFGKPVTSEREVRQVRRRIGYLPQDFGYYPAFSITDFVRYCAWLREVPSKEAGPAAEEALAAVGLADRARDRMKSLSGGMLRRAGIAAAIVGSPSLLLLDEPTVGLDPAQRLDFRELIRSLAREGAAVVLSTHLVEDVGAACDTVLVLDKGQVAHSGTPQQLAELSTPTAPGDSPLERGYMNVLGNRRPTEEAAC from the coding sequence ATGACGGTTACTCCGGTTGCCCGGTTGACGGCCCTTACACAGGGATACGGTGGTCGACGCATCATCGAGGATCTCAATCTGTCCATTCGGCCAGGTGTCACTGGATTGTTGGGTCCCAACGGAGCAGGCAAGACCACGCTCTTCCGTACCCTCGCCACGATCGCGCCGCCGCAGAGCGGGGAACTGGCGTTGTTCGGTAAGCCCGTCACCAGTGAACGGGAGGTCCGGCAAGTTCGTCGCCGGATTGGTTACCTGCCCCAGGACTTCGGCTACTATCCGGCGTTCTCCATTACCGACTTCGTCCGCTACTGCGCCTGGTTGCGTGAGGTTCCCTCCAAGGAGGCCGGGCCGGCCGCTGAGGAGGCGCTGGCTGCGGTCGGACTGGCAGATCGGGCGCGCGACCGCATGAAGTCACTGTCCGGTGGCATGCTCCGTCGTGCCGGGATCGCTGCGGCCATCGTCGGCTCTCCCTCTCTGCTCCTGCTCGATGAGCCCACCGTCGGCCTCGACCCGGCGCAGCGCCTCGACTTCCGTGAACTCATCCGTTCACTTGCCCGCGAGGGTGCTGCCGTTGTGCTCAGCACACACCTTGTGGAGGATGTGGGCGCTGCCTGCGACACCGTCCTCGTACTGGACAAGGGGCAGGTCGCCCATAGCGGTACGCCACAGCAACTGGCAGAGCTGTCCACGCCGACGGCTCCGGGGGACAGCCCGCTGGAGCGCGGTTACATGAATGTCCTGGGTAACCGCCGACCGACCGAGGAAGCGGCATGCTGA
- a CDS encoding ATP-binding protein produces MGNIPEEKTSFVGRGTELRLLEGALEEHRLITLTGSGGVGKTRLALRAAERTRGHVERRAPEWAGVPVGPAHGRPYPDGVWWVDLSPLYDERTLLITVSDTVGLSDHSLRMPIEALCEWLADRRLLLVLDSCDRVVAACRHLVGELLTAAPGLTVLTTSRQPLGVSGEHVLDVTPLPLEGPGDVLMLFRDRAVTAAPGLRLDDTATAAAAVRICRELEGVPLAVELACAQLDSRSVEHMADLLSSRLTSRLDTLTHDSVWPQRHRALRTAIGWSHELCAPLERLLWARLSVFGGDIDPQDAVAVCTGGPLTADAVLQALEGLAGRSVLRHDGARYRMLDTIREYGAMWLTELGEDKPLADRHAAHFADLARLAHTGWPGPEQVGWYRRITDTHADLCAALNHLLAHEPETAVEMAGRVAFFWSCCGHLHEARIYLEHALDAAREPGPHRTRALWALGVTVMLQGDHEGAYRLGERCATAAWRDQDPESMLSAAYLLSLTCLMMGRAQAGFTVSDRALRERPADPFDSPSQLRCRLVRIFSLTALGRLDESREQAEELRRVCLERGECWTRAYADYQLALIHLLQGRPYEAEAHARSMVSGKEELGDSFGIALGLDLLAASVAAQGDGERAAHAYGTGQAFWRMVGHPQRGTPELAPVRAECERQARAAAGNPAYEDAFHRGLVDDGQSGLARALRGHFPGA; encoded by the coding sequence GTGGGGAACATTCCCGAGGAGAAGACCAGCTTCGTGGGGCGCGGCACAGAGCTGCGCCTCCTCGAAGGCGCGCTCGAAGAGCACCGGTTGATCACCCTGACCGGCAGCGGAGGGGTGGGCAAGACCAGGCTCGCGCTGCGCGCCGCCGAGCGCACCCGCGGGCACGTGGAGCGGCGCGCCCCCGAGTGGGCGGGCGTCCCGGTGGGGCCGGCCCACGGCCGGCCGTACCCCGACGGGGTCTGGTGGGTGGACCTGTCCCCGCTCTACGACGAGCGGACGCTGCTGATCACGGTCTCGGACACGGTCGGACTCAGCGACCACTCCCTGCGGATGCCCATCGAGGCCCTCTGCGAGTGGCTCGCCGACCGGCGGCTGCTGCTCGTCCTCGACTCCTGCGACCGGGTCGTCGCCGCCTGCCGGCACCTCGTCGGCGAACTGCTCACCGCCGCCCCCGGACTCACCGTCCTCACCACCAGCCGCCAGCCCCTCGGCGTCAGCGGCGAACACGTCCTCGACGTGACGCCGCTGCCGCTGGAGGGCCCCGGCGACGTCCTCATGCTGTTCCGCGACCGCGCCGTCACCGCCGCACCCGGGCTGCGCCTCGACGACACGGCGACCGCGGCGGCGGCCGTCCGGATCTGCCGCGAACTCGAAGGCGTCCCGCTCGCCGTGGAACTCGCCTGTGCCCAGCTCGACAGCCGCTCCGTCGAGCACATGGCCGATCTGCTGTCCTCCCGCCTCACCTCCCGGCTCGACACCCTCACCCACGACAGCGTCTGGCCGCAGCGCCACCGCGCCCTGCGCACCGCCATCGGCTGGAGCCACGAGCTGTGCGCGCCCCTCGAACGTCTGCTGTGGGCCCGGCTCTCCGTCTTCGGCGGCGACATCGACCCGCAGGACGCGGTGGCGGTCTGCACCGGCGGCCCCCTCACCGCCGACGCGGTCCTCCAGGCCCTGGAGGGGCTCGCCGGCCGCTCCGTGCTGCGCCACGACGGCGCCCGCTACCGGATGCTCGACACCATCCGGGAGTACGGCGCGATGTGGCTGACCGAACTCGGCGAGGACAAGCCGCTCGCCGACCGGCACGCCGCCCACTTCGCCGACCTCGCCCGCCTCGCCCACACCGGCTGGCCGGGCCCCGAACAGGTCGGCTGGTACCGGCGGATCACCGACACCCACGCCGATCTCTGCGCCGCGCTCAACCACCTGCTCGCCCACGAGCCCGAGACGGCCGTCGAGATGGCCGGCCGCGTGGCCTTCTTCTGGAGCTGCTGCGGCCACCTCCACGAGGCCCGGATCTATCTGGAACACGCCCTGGACGCCGCCCGGGAACCGGGACCGCACCGCACCCGCGCCCTGTGGGCCCTCGGCGTCACCGTCATGCTCCAGGGCGACCACGAGGGCGCCTACCGGCTCGGCGAGCGGTGCGCCACCGCGGCCTGGCGCGACCAGGACCCCGAGTCGATGCTCTCCGCCGCCTATCTGCTGAGCCTCACCTGTCTGATGATGGGCCGCGCCCAGGCCGGTTTCACCGTCTCGGACCGCGCCCTGCGCGAACGGCCCGCCGACCCCTTCGACTCGCCCTCGCAGCTGCGCTGCCGACTGGTACGGATCTTCTCGCTCACCGCGCTCGGCCGGCTCGACGAATCCCGGGAGCAGGCCGAGGAGCTGCGCCGCGTCTGCCTGGAGCGCGGCGAGTGCTGGACCCGCGCCTACGCCGACTACCAGCTGGCCCTGATCCATCTGCTCCAGGGACGGCCGTACGAGGCCGAGGCGCACGCCCGCTCGATGGTCAGCGGCAAGGAGGAGCTGGGGGACAGCTTCGGTATCGCGCTCGGCCTCGATCTGCTGGCCGCCTCCGTCGCCGCCCAGGGCGACGGCGAGCGCGCCGCGCACGCCTACGGCACCGGCCAGGCGTTCTGGCGCATGGTCGGCCATCCGCAGCGCGGCACCCCCGAGCTGGCCCCGGTGCGCGCCGAGTGCGAACGCCAGGCGCGCGCGGCGGCCGGGAACCCCGCGTACGAGGACGCCTTCCACCGGGGGCTGGTGGACGACGGGCAGAGCGGTCTCGCGCGGGCGCTGCGGGGGCATTTCCCGGGGGCATAG
- a CDS encoding DUF4230 domain-containing protein, which translates to MTSTDAKPEESRSGTRPARLPWWGKVPLALVVVAGLLFLGSRLDLLPGFGNLFGEETHDRTGPTLLESIQDLDRYEAASGNFQVVVDLEKDTKYLPDALKGTRTLFVGAGTVSSYVDFGGIGEKSVQVNDERTAATIRLPHARLGKPAMDPDRSYAVSKQRGLLDRLGDLFSDNPADERAVNQLAARHIGEAAKDSELTGRAEKNTTSMLQGLLHSLGFTQVKVVYA; encoded by the coding sequence ATGACGTCCACCGACGCGAAACCGGAAGAGAGCCGGAGCGGCACCCGCCCCGCACGGCTGCCCTGGTGGGGCAAGGTTCCCCTGGCCCTCGTCGTCGTGGCCGGGCTGCTGTTCCTCGGCAGCCGGCTCGACCTGCTGCCCGGATTCGGCAACCTGTTCGGCGAGGAGACCCACGACCGCACCGGACCGACCCTGCTCGAATCCATTCAGGATCTGGACCGGTACGAGGCGGCCTCGGGCAACTTCCAGGTCGTCGTGGACCTGGAGAAGGACACCAAGTACCTGCCCGACGCGCTCAAGGGCACCCGCACGCTCTTCGTGGGCGCGGGCACCGTCTCCTCGTACGTCGACTTCGGCGGCATCGGGGAGAAGAGCGTCCAGGTCAACGACGAGCGCACGGCGGCGACGATCCGGCTGCCGCACGCGCGGCTCGGCAAGCCCGCGATGGACCCGGACCGCTCGTACGCCGTGTCCAAGCAGCGCGGGCTGCTCGACCGGCTCGGCGATCTCTTCTCCGACAACCCGGCCGACGAGCGCGCCGTGAACCAGCTCGCCGCCCGCCACATCGGCGAGGCGGCCAAGGACAGCGAACTGACCGGCCGGGCCGAGAAGAACACCACCAGCATGCTCCAGGGCCTGCTGCACTCCCTGGGCTTCACCCAGGTGAAGGTCGTTTACGCCTGA
- a CDS encoding TetR/AcrR family transcriptional regulator, with translation MTTGVRRRMGVEERKRQLIGVALELFSNRSPDEVSIDEIAAAAGISRPLVYHYFPGKQSLYEAAVRRAADELAASFVEPREGPLGARLLRVMGRFFDFVDDHGPGFSALMRGGPAVGSSTANAMIDEVRQAAYEQLLAHLGVAVDAPPARLELVVRSWVSLAESTALIWLDGRRIPRRELEAQLVRDFAALAAVSAAYDAEMAGILLRIVADEPADGPFADLFGRLALLSAGAAPEGAAGVPGQRVQA, from the coding sequence ATGACGACCGGGGTGCGCCGCAGGATGGGCGTCGAGGAGCGCAAGCGGCAGCTGATCGGGGTGGCCCTCGAACTGTTCAGCAACCGCTCCCCCGACGAGGTCTCGATCGACGAGATCGCCGCCGCGGCCGGTATCTCCCGTCCGCTCGTCTACCACTACTTCCCCGGCAAGCAGAGCCTGTACGAGGCGGCCGTGCGCCGCGCCGCCGACGAGCTGGCCGCCAGCTTCGTCGAGCCGCGCGAAGGGCCCCTGGGGGCACGGCTGCTGCGGGTGATGGGGCGCTTCTTCGACTTCGTGGACGATCACGGCCCCGGCTTCTCCGCGCTGATGCGCGGCGGCCCCGCCGTCGGCTCCTCGACCGCCAACGCGATGATCGACGAGGTGCGGCAGGCCGCGTACGAACAGCTCCTGGCCCATCTGGGCGTCGCCGTCGACGCGCCGCCCGCGCGGCTGGAGCTGGTCGTACGGTCGTGGGTGTCGCTGGCCGAGTCGACCGCGCTGATCTGGCTCGACGGGCGGCGGATACCCCGGCGCGAGCTGGAGGCCCAGCTGGTGCGCGACTTCGCGGCGCTGGCCGCCGTGAGCGCCGCGTACGACGCGGAGATGGCCGGGATCCTGCTGCGTATCGTCGCGGACGAGCCGGCCGACGGCCCGTTCGCGGACCTGTTCGGCCGGCTCGCCCTGCTGAGCGCGGGGGCCGCTCCGGAGGGGGCGGCCGGGGTGCCGGGTCAGCGGGTTCAGGCGTAA
- a CDS encoding DUF1996 domain-containing protein codes for MARTSRKRSTTANRAIAAGAALLLGGGGLVAVNVYASAGEGKSSPRSQNTAQSWSTIKCPDVANQKQLADVPEPARPEVARELALLDEQITEAYKRFADSKSAIAGDPGYANNAILGPLKDKRVATLDRIAISIGRFGQKPEGLETFAGCALQADDSPKEGNGGNNNGGDNGQNGGQNGGQGDGQNQGQDGGQDGGDQGQNGGQGDGQDQGQDGGQDGGQDGGQGGNGPEASDFVDITTVQPNVKKVRTGRGGSKGTFSSSCGVNANKLYNTDNVIVAPGVSNGAHHLHDYIGNQSNNAFATDDDLAGSSTTCENQGDKSSYFWPVLRLQNGEQEFDANNDGGGIEGNVGKILTASEVTNTFVGNPKSKVTAMPRLLRIITGDAKAFVNGDANANASWSCTGFEDRQLKDKYPLCPEGSQVVRTFKFQSCWDGQNIDSANHRTHVAFASGNGSCQNGFKAIPQLVQRLVYDVPQGGGFAVDSFPEQLHKPITDHGDFINVFDENVMNDLVGCVNQGRKC; via the coding sequence ATGGCACGCACATCGAGAAAACGCTCCACAACGGCAAACCGGGCGATCGCCGCCGGGGCTGCCTTGCTCCTTGGCGGGGGCGGGCTGGTAGCGGTCAATGTCTACGCGTCTGCCGGCGAGGGCAAGTCCTCCCCGCGGAGCCAGAACACCGCGCAGTCGTGGTCGACCATCAAATGCCCGGACGTGGCCAACCAGAAGCAGTTGGCGGACGTCCCCGAGCCGGCGCGCCCCGAGGTCGCCCGCGAGTTGGCACTGCTGGACGAACAGATCACCGAGGCGTACAAGCGGTTCGCCGACTCCAAGTCCGCGATCGCAGGCGATCCCGGCTACGCCAACAACGCCATCCTGGGCCCGCTGAAGGACAAGCGGGTCGCCACCCTCGACCGGATCGCCATCTCGATCGGCCGCTTCGGGCAGAAGCCCGAGGGACTGGAAACGTTCGCGGGCTGCGCCCTCCAGGCCGACGACAGCCCGAAGGAGGGCAACGGCGGCAACAACAACGGCGGCGACAACGGTCAGAACGGCGGCCAGAACGGCGGCCAGGGCGACGGGCAGAACCAGGGCCAGGACGGCGGCCAGGACGGCGGCGACCAGGGCCAGAACGGCGGTCAGGGTGACGGTCAGGACCAGGGTCAGGACGGCGGCCAGGATGGCGGTCAGGATGGCGGCCAGGGCGGTAACGGCCCCGAAGCCTCCGACTTCGTCGACATCACGACCGTCCAGCCCAACGTCAAGAAGGTCCGCACCGGCCGCGGCGGCTCGAAGGGCACGTTCAGCTCCTCCTGCGGCGTCAACGCGAACAAGCTTTACAACACCGACAACGTCATTGTCGCCCCGGGTGTGAGCAACGGCGCGCACCACCTGCACGACTACATCGGCAACCAGTCCAACAACGCGTTCGCGACGGACGACGACCTCGCCGGATCCAGCACCACCTGCGAGAACCAGGGCGACAAGTCGTCCTACTTCTGGCCCGTGCTGCGCCTCCAGAACGGCGAGCAGGAATTCGACGCCAACAACGACGGCGGTGGCATCGAGGGCAACGTCGGCAAGATCCTCACCGCGAGCGAGGTGACCAACACCTTCGTCGGCAACCCGAAGTCGAAGGTCACCGCCATGCCGCGGCTGCTGCGCATCATCACCGGTGACGCCAAGGCGTTCGTCAACGGCGACGCCAACGCCAACGCCTCGTGGAGCTGCACCGGGTTCGAGGACCGCCAGCTGAAGGACAAGTACCCGCTCTGCCCCGAGGGCAGCCAGGTCGTCCGTACCTTCAAGTTCCAGAGCTGCTGGGACGGTCAGAACATCGACAGCGCCAACCACCGTACGCACGTCGCGTTCGCCAGCGGCAACGGCAGCTGCCAGAACGGCTTCAAGGCCATCCCGCAGCTCGTGCAGCGCCTCGTCTACGACGTGCCGCAGGGCGGGGGCTTCGCGGTGGACTCCTTCCCGGAGCAGCTGCACAAGCCGATCACGGACCACGGTGACTTCATCAACGTCTTCGACGAGAACGTGATGAACGATCTGGTGGGCTGCGTGAACCAGGGCCGCAAGTGCTGA